One genomic window of Bacillus mycoides includes the following:
- the hitR gene encoding envelope stress response regulator transcription factor HitR, translated as MIPKILIVDDDPHIRELVSVFLEREGFQTYEAVDGLDALRKIEEVKVDMAILDIMMPNMDGFDLCFELRKYYDIPILMLTAKGETSQKIKGFHLGTDDYLVKPFDPLELVVRVKALLKRYQITVSQSIQVGNVLLNRKTFEVNAGEQTVTLPLKEFELLFTLGSKAGRTCSREQLIEDVWGYDFEGNERTLDVHINRLRERFQEEQSKFSIKTIRGLGYRLEVSK; from the coding sequence TTGATACCTAAAATATTAATTGTAGATGATGATCCGCACATTAGAGAACTTGTTTCTGTATTTTTGGAACGAGAAGGTTTTCAAACATATGAGGCCGTTGATGGATTAGATGCTCTTCGAAAAATAGAAGAAGTGAAAGTCGATATGGCGATTCTTGATATTATGATGCCAAATATGGATGGGTTTGATTTGTGTTTTGAATTAAGAAAATACTATGATATTCCGATTTTGATGCTAACTGCTAAAGGAGAAACATCTCAAAAGATAAAAGGGTTTCACCTCGGAACAGATGATTATCTTGTGAAACCATTTGATCCTCTAGAATTAGTTGTGAGAGTGAAGGCATTATTGAAACGTTACCAAATTACAGTATCGCAATCTATTCAAGTTGGGAATGTACTGTTAAATCGTAAAACATTTGAAGTTAACGCCGGAGAACAAACGGTCACGTTGCCGCTAAAAGAATTTGAGTTACTCTTTACATTAGGATCTAAAGCGGGAAGAACTTGTTCAAGAGAGCAATTAATTGAAGACGTATGGGGATATGATTTTGAAGGGAATGAACGCACACTAGACGTTCATATTAATCGGTTGCGTGAAAGGTTTCAAGAAGAGCAATCGAAGTTTAGTATAAAGACGATAAGGGGTTTAGGGTATCGCTTAGAGGTAAGTAAATGA